One Echinicola strongylocentroti DNA window includes the following coding sequences:
- a CDS encoding fibronectin type III domain-containing protein codes for MKDLTNVLIVLFSIVLLPLQAQEVVKGELRIDTAHGHELELGASGFNVRIADKVWGYTHPEFRQAVHQLQPGWLRYFSGTMGDAFSAATGQYNLDYAMMMDHRGQFLKGHRFTQVKGPHRIIDLYDLLGEVGGKLVVTINGFTETPEMTKALAEFCKDNHIIVEAWQFCNEPYFYVPNRNRYWWNDGYDYAQKMKPHADAIREVFPDAKMALNFTWDGIWGFMKEINRYQIENGAYWNVFSKHSYAPHIGGKESFDQAMRRANSKIIEATSDEAMEEIEAYTEEDIPLLITEFGVWNRPLNGIFSGIYNTEYTLRQLSHSNAFLIGSHEVSNKIRPASNKNQLIENAYAQQIPIDTDTIMSGLYQDEEGKGLQLLHEATNNSRKINPVIVTGTRKVPGLKNDKVESVYAMHFEGVNGLDYLAVTNRSEYAYTFDLKLDNETVNGEFTHKYIWSKVAENKNVPIEEQTYQGNTVAIKPFSVNVIQWPNGNSPSHEATRIYSADVVASGVRLDWWERKKASNYEVTITDQSGTISHKEVNSNQTVITDLKEGEEYTFEVAALYNDGKSEPSNPVTVNYALPEAPKIFKLSQRDTTFTLFWESEKNTNGYQIEVKSKDGSFMETYDTKNVFGYRVSGLQYDQQYTISLRAYNGLGTSQSASHETITLEEDFPIPARNISATETRNGNVYLEWIAQDTLNPGVRYNIYRGKAPHDFTLYQEAVEGTHFIDESSEGLDYFYTVKAVNSAGEASFYPNVATVIKRDPAYTLEISEVTSTAEGLQIKVATENLDVENASSVGVKLNDVSFLNLEEVGFEAQSIKNDHFEVVIPWTKLNGNRSYFVKAYVKSRSGEKRSLPPFHKIRTPQ; via the coding sequence ATGAAAGACCTAACCAACGTACTAATTGTGCTTTTTTCTATTGTGCTACTGCCGCTTCAAGCACAGGAAGTGGTAAAAGGAGAGCTCCGCATCGATACAGCTCATGGCCATGAGCTGGAATTGGGAGCCAGTGGCTTTAATGTAAGGATAGCAGATAAGGTATGGGGCTACACGCATCCGGAGTTTCGCCAAGCCGTCCACCAGCTTCAGCCTGGGTGGTTGAGGTATTTTTCGGGTACTATGGGCGACGCTTTCAGCGCTGCCACAGGACAATATAACCTTGACTATGCCATGATGATGGATCATCGGGGGCAATTCCTCAAGGGGCATCGTTTTACGCAGGTAAAAGGGCCTCATCGCATTATTGATCTATACGACCTGCTCGGAGAGGTTGGGGGAAAGTTAGTGGTGACCATTAACGGATTTACGGAGACTCCGGAAATGACCAAAGCCTTGGCGGAGTTTTGTAAGGACAATCACATCATCGTAGAAGCATGGCAGTTCTGCAATGAACCGTACTTTTATGTGCCCAATCGAAACCGCTACTGGTGGAATGACGGGTATGATTACGCCCAGAAAATGAAACCTCACGCGGATGCCATAAGAGAGGTCTTCCCAGATGCAAAAATGGCCCTTAACTTTACCTGGGATGGTATTTGGGGATTTATGAAAGAAATCAACCGTTATCAGATAGAGAACGGGGCATATTGGAATGTGTTCAGTAAGCATTCTTACGCACCTCACATCGGTGGTAAAGAGAGCTTTGACCAAGCTATGCGAAGAGCCAATTCAAAGATCATCGAAGCCACTTCTGATGAGGCCATGGAGGAAATCGAAGCTTATACTGAAGAAGACATTCCCCTGCTTATCACCGAATTTGGTGTCTGGAACAGGCCATTGAACGGGATTTTTTCGGGGATATACAATACTGAATATACCTTGCGCCAGCTGTCCCATTCCAATGCCTTTTTAATAGGATCGCATGAAGTGAGCAATAAAATCAGGCCTGCCAGTAACAAGAATCAGCTGATAGAAAATGCTTATGCCCAGCAAATCCCAATTGATACCGACACCATCATGTCGGGATTGTATCAAGATGAAGAGGGGAAGGGACTCCAGCTCCTTCACGAAGCCACCAACAATTCCAGAAAGATCAACCCCGTAATTGTAACTGGTACAAGGAAGGTGCCCGGCCTAAAAAATGATAAGGTAGAGTCCGTCTATGCGATGCATTTTGAAGGTGTCAACGGGCTTGATTATTTGGCCGTGACCAATCGGTCCGAATACGCCTATACATTTGATTTAAAGCTGGACAATGAAACGGTGAACGGTGAGTTTACCCACAAGTACATTTGGTCAAAGGTGGCAGAAAATAAAAATGTACCGATCGAAGAGCAGACATACCAGGGCAATACAGTGGCTATCAAGCCCTTTTCTGTGAACGTTATCCAGTGGCCCAATGGAAACAGCCCTTCACATGAGGCGACTAGAATTTACAGTGCCGATGTGGTGGCATCCGGTGTACGCCTGGACTGGTGGGAAAGAAAGAAGGCAAGCAACTATGAAGTGACCATCACAGACCAATCTGGTACTATCAGCCATAAAGAAGTCAATTCTAACCAAACCGTTATTACTGACCTGAAAGAGGGTGAGGAATATACCTTTGAAGTAGCGGCACTGTATAATGACGGTAAAAGCGAGCCTAGCAATCCGGTTACGGTCAACTATGCCCTTCCAGAAGCGCCGAAGATTTTTAAGTTAAGCCAAAGGGACACCACATTTACCTTGTTTTGGGAGAGTGAAAAAAATACCAATGGTTATCAAATCGAGGTGAAATCAAAGGATGGAAGCTTTATGGAGACCTATGATACCAAAAACGTTTTTGGCTATAGGGTTTCAGGTTTGCAGTATGATCAGCAGTATACCATTTCCCTTCGAGCCTATAATGGGTTGGGTACTAGTCAGTCAGCCTCGCATGAAACCATTACGCTGGAGGAAGATTTTCCGATTCCAGCTAGGAATATTTCTGCCACAGAAACCAGGAATGGCAATGTTTATTTGGAGTGGATAGCTCAGGATACACTAAACCCGGGCGTAAGGTATAATATTTACCGAGGAAAGGCTCCCCATGATTTTACGTTGTACCAAGAAGCGGTGGAAGGAACGCATTTTATAGATGAATCCTCAGAAGGCCTGGACTATTTTTACACCGTAAAGGCAGTGAACAGTGCTGGTGAAGCGTCGTTTTACCCCAATGTCGCAACGGTTATCAAAAGAGACCCTGCCTATACGTTGGAGATCAGCGAGGTGACAAGTACAGCAGAGGGGCTGCAAATTAAGGTAGCTACTGAAAATCTGGATGTAGAAAATGCAAGCAGCGTGGGAGTGAAGTTGAATGATGTTTCTTTTTTGAATTTAGAGGAAGTAGGGTTTGAGGCCCAATCGATAAAGAACGACCACTTTGAAGTAGTTATTCCTTGGACCAAATTAAATGGCAACCGGTCCTATTTTGTTAAGGCCTATGTGAAGTCAAGAAGTGGGGAAAAGCGTTCATTACCGCCATTTCATAAGATCAGAACGCCCCAATAA